Proteins encoded in a region of the Variovorax sp. PAMC 28711 genome:
- a CDS encoding sugar ABC transporter ATP-binding protein — MHETSDAAVGSGHSPPGAALLSLADIGKDYAAPVLDGVSIALQAGEVLALTGENGAGKSTLAKIVCGLVSPTRGHMNLGGTSFHPASRRDAERQGVRMVMQELGLVPTLSVAENLLLDRLPHRAGWVRRHELNVLASRQLAKIGMQHIDPATPVARLGIGQQQMVEIARNLQDDTRVLVLDEPTAMLTPRETDHLFEQVDLLKARGVAIVYVSHRLEELQRIADRVAVLRDGRLVDVRPMAGVQEAELVQRMVGRAVHQHEDRPRRVAGRIVMQARGLGRAQAVRNIDLTLHAGEVMGLAGLVGSGRTELVRLLFGADRADRGNITLHAQAGTPMRVDKGWRSPMQAIRAGIGLVTEDRKSQGLLMPQSIRVNATLSDLGAVSHAGWLQPARERGIAARLIERLRIRSQSGEQTVSTLSGGNQQKVVFARWLHRECNVLLLDEPTRGVDVGARADLYAELDKMTDAGKALLMVSSDLRELMAMCDRIGVMSAGRLVAVFERGQWTEQSLLAAAFSDAARADAPAATSPEPA, encoded by the coding sequence ATGCACGAGACCAGCGATGCCGCCGTCGGGAGCGGGCACTCACCGCCCGGCGCGGCGTTGCTGTCACTCGCCGACATCGGCAAGGATTACGCGGCACCGGTGCTCGACGGCGTGTCGATCGCACTGCAGGCCGGCGAAGTGCTGGCGCTCACTGGCGAGAACGGTGCGGGCAAGAGCACGCTGGCGAAGATCGTTTGCGGACTCGTGTCGCCCACGCGCGGACACATGAACCTGGGCGGAACTTCATTCCACCCGGCCTCGCGGCGCGATGCCGAACGACAGGGCGTGCGCATGGTGATGCAGGAGCTCGGCCTCGTGCCGACGTTGTCGGTCGCCGAGAACCTGTTGCTCGACCGCCTGCCGCACCGTGCAGGATGGGTGCGCCGACATGAACTCAACGTCCTCGCCTCGCGGCAGCTCGCCAAGATCGGCATGCAACACATCGACCCGGCCACGCCGGTCGCGCGCCTGGGCATCGGCCAGCAGCAGATGGTCGAGATCGCGCGCAACCTGCAGGACGACACCCGCGTGCTGGTGCTGGACGAGCCGACCGCGATGCTCACGCCGCGCGAAACCGATCATCTGTTCGAACAGGTCGACCTGCTGAAGGCGCGCGGTGTCGCGATCGTCTACGTCTCGCACCGACTCGAAGAACTGCAGCGCATCGCCGACCGCGTGGCGGTGCTGCGCGACGGCCGGCTGGTCGACGTGCGGCCGATGGCCGGCGTGCAGGAGGCCGAGCTCGTCCAGCGCATGGTCGGGCGCGCGGTGCACCAGCACGAAGACCGCCCGCGCCGCGTCGCCGGCCGAATCGTGATGCAGGCGCGTGGCCTCGGTCGCGCGCAGGCCGTGCGCAACATCGACCTCACGCTGCACGCCGGCGAGGTCATGGGGCTGGCCGGCCTCGTCGGCTCGGGCCGGACCGAACTGGTCCGCCTGCTGTTCGGTGCCGATCGCGCAGACCGCGGCAACATCACCCTGCACGCACAAGCCGGCACGCCGATGCGCGTCGACAAGGGCTGGCGCTCGCCGATGCAGGCGATTCGCGCTGGCATCGGCCTCGTCACGGAAGACCGCAAGTCGCAGGGCCTGCTGATGCCGCAGTCGATCCGCGTCAACGCGACGCTCAGCGATCTGGGCGCCGTATCGCACGCCGGCTGGCTGCAGCCGGCGCGCGAACGCGGCATCGCGGCGCGGCTCATCGAACGGCTGCGCATCCGCTCGCAGAGCGGCGAGCAGACCGTGTCCACCCTGAGCGGTGGCAACCAGCAGAAGGTCGTCTTCGCACGCTGGCTGCACCGTGAATGCAACGTGCTGCTGCTCGACGAGCCGACGCGCGGCGTCGACGTCGGCGCCCGCGCCGACCTGTACGCAGAGCTCGACAAGATGACCGATGCCGGCAAGGCACTGCTCATGGTGTCGAGCGACCTGCGCGAACTGATGGCGATGTGCGACCGCATCGGCGTCATGAGCGCCGGTCGGCTGGTGGCGGTGTTCGAACGCGGCCAGTGGACCGAGCAGTCTTTGCTGGCGGCCGCCTTCAGCGATGCAGCCCGCGCCGACGCACCCGCGGCGACTTCACCCGAGCCGGCCTGA
- a CDS encoding substrate-binding domain-containing protein: MKFTRRTLQNAAALSLLGALASTPAFAQDKPKVALVMKSLANEFFRTMEDGAKAHQKAHAAEYTLVANGIKDETDTSAQIKMVEQMMAQKINALVIAPADSKALVAVAKAAIDKGILVVNIDNQFDAAALKEKGIQVPFVGPDNRAGAKLVGDYLAKSLKAGDKVGIIEGVSTTFNAQQRTLGYQDAMKAAGVTVVGVQSGQWEIDKGNTVAAGMMREHPDLKALLAGNDSMALGAVAAVKAAGKTGKVLVVGYDNIGAIKPMLADGRVLATADQFAAKQAVFGIETALKAIADKKPQSSMPAEVKTDVVLVTKATK; encoded by the coding sequence ATGAAGTTCACCCGCCGTACCCTGCAAAACGCCGCCGCACTGAGCCTGCTGGGCGCCCTCGCAAGCACCCCCGCGTTCGCGCAGGACAAGCCCAAAGTCGCGCTCGTCATGAAGTCGCTCGCCAACGAGTTCTTCCGCACCATGGAAGACGGCGCCAAGGCGCACCAGAAGGCGCATGCCGCCGAATACACCCTGGTGGCCAACGGCATCAAGGACGAGACCGACACCTCGGCGCAGATCAAGATGGTCGAGCAGATGATGGCGCAGAAGATCAACGCGCTGGTCATCGCACCGGCCGACTCCAAGGCGCTGGTGGCAGTCGCCAAGGCCGCCATCGACAAGGGCATCCTGGTCGTCAACATCGACAACCAGTTCGACGCCGCCGCGCTCAAGGAAAAGGGCATCCAGGTGCCGTTCGTCGGCCCCGACAACCGCGCCGGCGCCAAGCTGGTGGGCGACTACCTGGCCAAGAGCCTGAAGGCAGGTGACAAGGTCGGCATCATCGAAGGCGTTTCGACGACCTTCAACGCGCAGCAACGCACCCTCGGCTATCAGGACGCCATGAAGGCGGCCGGCGTGACGGTGGTCGGCGTGCAATCCGGGCAGTGGGAAATCGACAAGGGCAACACGGTCGCCGCCGGCATGATGCGCGAGCATCCGGACCTCAAGGCGCTGCTGGCCGGCAACGACAGCATGGCGCTGGGTGCCGTGGCCGCCGTCAAGGCCGCCGGCAAGACCGGCAAGGTGCTGGTGGTCGGCTACGACAACATCGGCGCGATCAAGCCGATGCTCGCCGATGGCCGCGTGCTCGCCACGGCCGACCAGTTCGCCGCCAAACAGGCCGTGTTCGGCATCGAGACCGCCCTGAAGGCGATCGCCGACAAGAAGCCGCAATCCTCGATGCCTGCCGAGGTCAAGACCGACGTGGTGCTGGTCACCAAGGCAACGAAGTAA